From Elaeis guineensis isolate ETL-2024a chromosome 16, EG11, whole genome shotgun sequence, a single genomic window includes:
- the LOC140854249 gene encoding uncharacterized protein, translating into MASVEGSMPSMDDSSNTSSTQITGVRGKSDPAWNHCREAPELSGNTKRMNLACLYCGKSFAGGGINRFKQHLAGVKGEVEPYRKVPADIRHQMIQNIQAISEKKKRTKEMGEDYNPFSARHKEHEEQVYYRQLGEDDDIQEIPPSSNKSTGNTRGKNIEGEKGKQLRIIRNYFMPRTTPGAQPTIKSLLQNKEAVERCDLAVVKWMIDACVPFNAVNSKYYQCMIDAIASMGPGYKAPNFHSVRDYLLTKNVDEVKKYVESFRATWKKTGCTIIADGWTDQYRRTLINFLVYCPTGIVFLKSVDASDTSKIADILYKLFKKIVMSIGFENIVHVVTDNAANNVAVGKKLEQDFPTLFWSPCAAHCLNLIMQDIGKLVSVKNTVAHAASITKYIYNHCYPLYLMRKFTGGKEIIRPAPTCFATNFIALQSILGHKDALRAMVTSREWTTSAYAKDSKGKKLADDVLNSLFWNECATIIKLTEPLIRVLRIVDSDDRPSMGYLYHAMHQARDEMIKRFRRRKIVVESYLRIVDSRWNLQLHQNLHAAGFWLNPYFQYDSELMDKHLRSVSGLLDVIERYSFGNPTLQGNLTNEMRLFRNAENDFGCSSAINDRSRLAPDEWWVTYESCAPNLQNLAIRVLSQTCSASGCERNWSIFEHIHSKKRNRLEHQRLNDLVFVYYNLRLQQRFYFKGRNYDPIDFELFGDNDAWILVDEPSELTSEELETFHHILNLEDLDGDDGGNDANRREDGGDENIATQEDVFANIDINFSPLA; encoded by the exons ATGGCCTCTGTTGAGGGAAGTATGccatccatggatgattcaagtaaTACTTCATCCACTCAAATAACTGGGGTTAGAGGTAAAAGTGATCCTGCATGGAATCATTGTAGAGAAGCTCCTGAACTTAGTGGTAATACCAAAAGGATGAATTTGGCATGCTTGTATTGTGGAAAGTCATTTGCTGGTGGTGGGATCAATCGCTTCAAACAACATCTTGCAGGAGTAAAAGGAGAAGTAGAACCATATCGCAAGGTGCCGGCGGATATTCGCCATCAAATGATACAAAATATTCAAGCTATtagtgagaagaagaaaagaacaaaGGAAATGGGTGAAGATTACAATCCCTTTAGTGCAAGGCATAAGGAACATGAGGAACAAGTATATTATAGGCAATTAGGTGAAGATGATGACATACAAGAAATTCCTCCCTCATCAAACAAGTCTACGGGTAATacaagaggtaaaaatatagaaggTGAAAAAGGAAAACAACTAAGaataattagaaattatttcaTGCCAAGAACAACTCCTGGTGCTCAACCAACTATAAAAAGCTTGTTGCAAAACAAAGAAGCAGTTGAAAGGTGTGATCTTGCAGTGGTAAAATGGATGATAGATGCATGTGTGCCATTTAATGCTGTCAACTCTAAGTATTATCAGTGCATGATAGATGCCATAGCTAGTATGGGGCCTGGTTACAAAGCTCCAAATTTTCATTCTGTTCGTGATTATTTGTTAACCAAGAATGTTGATGAGGTGAAAAAATATGTTGAAAGCTTTCGTGCCACATGGAAGAAAACAGGATGCACAATCATAGCTGATGGATGGACAGATCAGTATAGGAGaactttgattaattttttagtttattgtCCTACAGGGATCGTATTTTTGAAAAGCGTGGATGCTTCAGATACCTCAAAGATAGCTGATATATTGTACAAGTTGTTCAAAAAAATTGTCATGTCCATTGGTTTTGAAAATATTGTTCATGTAGTGACTGATAATGCTGCAAACAATGTTGCTGTCGGTAAAAAGTTGGAGCAAGACTTTCCTACACTTTTTTGGTCACCTTGTGCTGCTCATTGTCTTAATCTCATCATGCAAGACATTGGCAAGTTAGTTTCAGTGAAGAACACCGTAGCCCATGCTGCAAGTAtcacaaaatatatttataatcattgtTATCCTTTATATTTGATGAGAAAATTTACTGGTGGAAAGGAGATAATTCGTCCGGCACCTACATGTTTTGCTACCAATTTTATTGCTTTACAAAGTATATTGGGCCACAAAGATGCATTAAGAGCAATGGTGACTTCTAGAGAGTGGACAACTTCAGCTTATGCTAAGGATAGTAAAGGAAAAAAGCTCGCCGATGACGTGCTTAATTCTCTTTTTTGGAATGAATGTGCAACCATTATTAAACTAACAGAGCCTTTAATTCGAGTTTTGAGGATTGTTGACAGTGATGATAGACCTTCAATGGGTTACTTGTATCATGCTATGCATCAAGCTAGAGATGAAATGATCAAGAGATTTAGAAGGAGAAAGATTGTAGTTGAATCTTATTTGAGAATAGTTGATTCTCGGTGGAATTTGCAATTacaccaaaatcttcatgcagcTGGGTTTTGGTTGAATCCCTATTTTCAATATGACTCAGAACTTATGGATAAACATCTTCGTAGTGTTTCTGGACTCTTAGATGTCATAGAGAGATATTCATTTGGTAATCCAACCTTGCAGGGAAACTTAACTAATGAGATGAGGTTATTTAGAAATGCAGAAAATGACTTTGGATGCTCATCGGCTATAAATGATCGAAGTCGCTTAGCTCCAG ATGAATGGTGGGTCACCTATGAAAGTTGTGCACCTAATTTGCAAAATTTAGCTATTCGTGTTTTAAGCCAAACTTGTAGTGCGTCTGGGTGCGAGAGAAATTGGAGCATCTTCGAACATATTCattctaaaaagagaaataggttaGAGCATCAAAGGCTTAATGATCTAGTATTTGTGTACTATAATTTGAGATTACAACAAAg attttATTTCAAGGGTCGCAACTATGATCCTATTGACTTTGAATTGTTTGGTGATAATGATGCATGGATATTAGTCGATGAGCCATCGGAGTTAACTAGTGAGGAATTAGAAACTTTTCACC ATATATTGAACTTGGAAGATTTGGATGGTGATGATGGTGGAAATGATGCGAATAGGAGAGAAGATGGAGGAGATGAGAACATTGCAACTCAAGAAGATGTTTTTGCAAATATTGACATAAATTTCAGTCCATTAGCTTGA